Proteins from a genomic interval of Paenibacillus sp. RC334:
- a CDS encoding VWA domain-containing protein has protein sequence MNGSKMVLSTGANAPLGKEDTVRITITWEHAPAELDVSCFMVGQDGKVASDDYFIFYNQPADPHDHVRLQRPNDKTAEFTVALRALQGTGVDKCVFAATLDGPGTFADVIGCTLTVQGRQVHIAYSITEATKETSLVFAEIYRHTSGFKLRAVGRGFNGGLKPLAEAHGVTVEEEEPSAAPTNTVNAKAEANASFPGSGKINLLKQSVQISLKKKQIDREKARVAVVLDASGSMGKLYSLGTVQKAFERVLAVAACMDDDGEMDVWFFADKAQRAPSVTERNYENYVKRTFPEPGYGKIGIGNNEPEVMTDIILKYTKEVPNETIPTYIIFFSDGGVYETKKISKLLIKYSKVPIFWQFVGLGNADYGVLQKLDDLRGRVVDNADFFALDDIDSVTDAELYDRLLNEFPGWLKQVRAKGILRS, from the coding sequence ATGAATGGTTCAAAAATGGTATTAAGTACAGGAGCTAATGCACCTTTAGGTAAGGAGGATACAGTACGGATCACAATTACATGGGAGCATGCGCCAGCCGAGCTGGATGTTAGCTGTTTTATGGTAGGCCAAGATGGTAAAGTCGCTTCGGATGACTATTTCATTTTTTACAATCAACCAGCTGATCCGCATGACCATGTACGGTTACAGCGTCCGAATGACAAAACTGCTGAATTCACTGTAGCCTTAAGGGCTTTGCAAGGAACTGGAGTTGATAAATGTGTATTTGCCGCCACTCTGGATGGTCCAGGTACTTTTGCCGATGTGATTGGCTGCACATTGACCGTTCAGGGCAGGCAGGTACATATCGCCTATAGCATTACCGAGGCCACCAAAGAAACGTCCCTCGTATTCGCTGAAATATACCGCCATACGTCAGGCTTCAAACTTCGCGCAGTTGGACGTGGCTTCAACGGGGGCCTGAAACCGCTTGCCGAGGCTCATGGCGTCACCGTGGAAGAAGAGGAGCCGTCAGCAGCGCCGACGAATACTGTGAATGCCAAAGCGGAGGCGAATGCTTCCTTTCCCGGTAGCGGAAAAATTAATTTACTTAAGCAGAGTGTGCAAATTTCACTGAAAAAGAAACAGATAGACCGTGAAAAGGCACGAGTAGCGGTTGTATTAGACGCTTCTGGTTCCATGGGGAAGCTGTACTCACTGGGAACCGTGCAAAAAGCCTTCGAACGTGTGTTGGCTGTAGCCGCCTGCATGGATGATGACGGTGAAATGGACGTATGGTTTTTTGCAGACAAAGCCCAACGCGCTCCAAGCGTCACGGAACGGAATTACGAGAATTACGTAAAACGAACTTTCCCAGAACCTGGATATGGGAAAATAGGAATAGGTAACAATGAGCCTGAAGTGATGACGGATATCATTTTAAAATATACAAAAGAAGTACCTAATGAAACAATCCCAACCTACATTATCTTTTTCAGTGATGGCGGCGTGTATGAAACGAAAAAAATATCAAAGTTGCTGATCAAGTACTCGAAAGTTCCGATTTTCTGGCAATTCGTCGGACTCGGTAATGCCGATTATGGAGTCCTTCAAAAGTTGGATGATCTGCGCGGTCGCGTAGTGGATAATGCAGATTTTTTTGCCTTGGATGACATCGACTCCGTGACAGACGCAGAATTGTACGACCGTCTGCTAAACGAATTTCCTGGTTGGCTTAAGCAAGTGCGGGCCAAAGGAATATTGCGCAGCTAA
- a CDS encoding amino acid permease: protein MKSNEATLHKKLLPRHITFMAMGGVIGTGIFKGSTETISLAGPGVILSYVFAGLLLLVVMGAIAEMATVYPNMNMKDFIRKAFGERLSFIIGWLYCFMWLAVCIIEVIAAGSFLQYWLPDVPLWVLSLASAAFIIVVNMLSVGGFGELEFWLAGIKIAMIIIFIALGGCILFGIIPTETPPYLSNYLQHGGFLPNGWLAIFSALLVVTFSYGGSELIGLTLTETENPEKVLPKVVKSFIFRVVLFYTLPILIICGLIPWNQLDANTSPFVQVLSSAGLQGSAHVMNFILITAVLSAANSGIYGATRMLHSLAVNGEGPKSLARVSSNGVPVNSLKWCAVILIVGSMVAYIAQDGLFRILMAVPGFVVLLVWSCICLSQLKLRKSYPIEPSFKIWGFPYITALTVGCLWVIAFLFLLDPQNRISISVCVAFMAFLIIWSLVKFRGKQA, encoded by the coding sequence TTGAAATCAAATGAAGCAACTTTGCACAAAAAGCTGCTCCCTAGGCATATTACCTTTATGGCTATGGGTGGAGTTATCGGTACCGGCATTTTTAAAGGAAGTACCGAAACGATCAGCTTGGCGGGGCCTGGAGTTATTTTATCCTATGTCTTCGCGGGACTTCTACTCCTGGTCGTCATGGGCGCGATTGCCGAGATGGCTACCGTCTATCCCAACATGAATATGAAGGATTTTATTCGCAAAGCTTTTGGAGAACGGCTTTCCTTTATCATCGGCTGGTTGTATTGCTTCATGTGGCTGGCCGTCTGTATCATTGAGGTTATCGCAGCGGGAAGCTTCCTGCAATACTGGTTACCGGACGTTCCCCTATGGGTACTCAGTTTAGCGAGTGCAGCCTTCATTATTGTGGTCAACATGCTGAGTGTCGGCGGTTTCGGGGAACTGGAATTTTGGCTTGCGGGTATTAAAATTGCCATGATTATCATCTTTATTGCATTGGGTGGCTGTATCCTGTTCGGCATTATCCCAACTGAAACTCCGCCTTATCTGAGCAATTACTTACAGCATGGCGGATTTCTCCCCAATGGCTGGCTGGCTATTTTCTCAGCGCTGCTGGTGGTTACCTTTTCCTACGGAGGCTCTGAGCTGATTGGCCTGACGTTAACAGAAACAGAGAATCCGGAAAAGGTACTTCCCAAGGTGGTTAAAAGCTTTATTTTTCGCGTTGTGTTGTTCTATACGCTGCCGATTCTCATCATTTGCGGCTTGATTCCCTGGAATCAGCTGGATGCGAATACCAGCCCGTTCGTACAGGTGCTGTCTTCGGCAGGACTTCAAGGCTCGGCCCATGTCATGAACTTCATTTTGATTACCGCCGTACTGTCTGCCGCCAATTCGGGGATTTACGGGGCTACACGCATGCTGCATTCGCTAGCAGTCAACGGAGAAGGTCCTAAATCACTCGCCCGGGTATCCTCGAATGGGGTTCCGGTGAATAGTCTCAAATGGTGTGCCGTGATCCTGATTGTCGGTTCGATGGTCGCTTATATCGCTCAAGACGGACTGTTCCGTATTCTGATGGCAGTACCGGGCTTTGTCGTTTTGCTTGTCTGGAGCTGTATTTGCCTGTCCCAGTTAAAGCTGCGCAAATCTTACCCGATAGAGCCAAGCTTCAAAATATGGGGATTTCCTTATATCACAGCGTTAACTGTCGGATGCCTGTGGGTGATTGCATTCCTGTTCTTGCTTGATCCGCAAAATCGGATCAGTATCAGCGTATGCGTGGCTTTCATGGCGTTCCTGATTATCTGGTCTTTGGTGAAGTTCCGGGGAAAGCAGGCGTAA
- the gdhA gene encoding NADP-specific glutamate dehydrogenase translates to MTIIRSEQSQQAAAEYVQSVFEKVIARNPHENEFHQAVKEILDSLVPVLAKHPKYMQQGLLERLVEPERVITFRVPWVDDAGNVQVNRGFRVQFNSAIGPYKGGIRFHPSVYLGIVKFLGFEQIFKNALTGLPIGGGKGGSDFDPKGKSDNEVMRFTQSFMTELYKYIGPDTDVPAGDIGVGGREIGYMFGQYKRIRGGHEGGVLTGKGIHYGGSLTRTEATGYGCVYFVNEMLYAQGSSFEGKRVVVSGSGNVSIYAIEKAQQLGATVVACSDSNGYIYDPDGIDLNLVKQLKEANRLRISEYTKERPGAIYTEGCSGIWSIPCDIALPCATQNEIDEQAAQLLVSNGVKAVGEGANMPSTLQAIEVFLGNGVLFGPAKAANAGGVAVSALEMSQNSMRLSWTFEEVDTKLHDIMKNIYANSVKAAEEYGVPGNLVVGANIAGFVRVADAMLSHGII, encoded by the coding sequence GTGACCATTATCCGTTCAGAGCAGAGTCAACAGGCAGCAGCCGAATATGTGCAGTCCGTTTTTGAGAAGGTTATCGCGCGCAATCCTCATGAGAATGAATTTCATCAAGCCGTCAAGGAAATATTGGATTCGCTGGTTCCGGTACTGGCCAAGCATCCCAAGTATATGCAGCAGGGGCTTTTGGAACGGCTTGTGGAGCCGGAACGGGTCATTACCTTCCGTGTGCCTTGGGTAGACGACGCAGGGAACGTACAGGTCAATCGTGGCTTCCGGGTGCAATTTAATAGTGCCATCGGTCCTTATAAAGGCGGAATCCGTTTTCATCCGTCGGTGTATCTGGGAATTGTCAAATTTTTGGGCTTTGAGCAAATTTTCAAAAATGCGCTGACAGGTCTTCCAATTGGCGGCGGCAAAGGCGGCTCCGATTTTGATCCCAAAGGGAAGTCAGATAACGAAGTTATGCGCTTTACACAAAGCTTCATGACCGAGCTGTACAAATATATTGGCCCGGATACCGATGTTCCGGCAGGGGATATTGGTGTAGGCGGGCGTGAGATTGGTTACATGTTCGGGCAGTACAAACGGATTCGCGGGGGACATGAAGGTGGCGTCCTCACAGGTAAAGGAATTCATTACGGGGGCAGTCTTACACGTACAGAAGCGACTGGATATGGTTGCGTGTATTTTGTAAATGAAATGCTGTATGCTCAAGGCTCATCCTTTGAGGGTAAACGTGTGGTCGTGTCGGGTTCGGGGAATGTATCCATTTATGCGATTGAAAAAGCACAGCAGCTTGGCGCTACAGTCGTTGCCTGTAGTGACTCGAATGGCTACATCTATGATCCGGACGGCATTGATCTGAATCTGGTGAAGCAGCTTAAAGAAGCCAATCGTCTGCGCATTAGCGAGTATACCAAAGAGCGTCCAGGCGCAATTTATACGGAGGGCTGTTCCGGTATCTGGTCGATTCCATGCGATATCGCACTGCCGTGTGCCACACAGAACGAAATTGACGAACAAGCAGCACAATTGCTGGTAAGTAATGGCGTAAAAGCTGTGGGTGAAGGTGCGAATATGCCATCCACGCTGCAGGCTATTGAAGTATTTTTGGGCAATGGGGTTCTGTTTGGACCAGCCAAAGCGGCCAATGCAGGCGGGGTTGCGGTTTCTGCGCTCGAAATGTCACAGAACAGCATGCGCCTGTCATGGACCTTCGAGGAAGTGGACACCAAGCTGCATGATATTATGAAGAATATTTATGCGAACAGCGTGAAGGCGGCTGAGGAATACGGCGTGCCTGGGAATCTGGTTGTAGGGGCGAACATCGCCGGATTTGTCCGTGTGGCTGACGCTATGCTGTCTCACGGGATCATTTAA
- a CDS encoding AraC family transcriptional regulator codes for MKQERKKRTGSQTGTGKKHEADELNKLLSAWLHSSIRVMDVRHIRLEREERLQPYRLPAQAFVFVLQGSVRLPTKDQDDIRHSWYVLHGSKGLELNMTASERGIEYILVLYKVASLSGHTVYNLAPVAHGFVPPYPVMLYQKLQLLEQAWYDKDTLSRLQAQGRFYDFAYEYMRQWQEQKTRMPSRDMVTQAIRFMQVHYAESITLERLARLLECSPRHLTRLFKKQTDCSPIMFLIRLRMDKAKELLRKTDGTLQDIAASVGYPDVYFFSRAFKKYTGVSPVHYRDSLYSSAFVRDIGLDNPLSLSECSIDSISGALHTGIEDNNHYQNYDEGILRMNRNARHSMAFILLLSFILLVSACSGTSNPAATDSTAQGSNNTSAEQASQERVLKDVLGHEVKVPAQPQRVIASYLEDHLVALGVKPVAQWSVGKNSVQGYLQKELKDVPTIASDLPFEAVLNFKPDLIIMDSASMVEGDKYNQYSKIAPTYVVGSNLNNDWRQELLTVGEVLNKSSEAKQALSTYDKKAAEAKAKLIQTVGQKTAAALWVTDKNVYVVNQHLSSGDVLYKDLGFKIPQVVQEISKTAKANWSNLSLEKLAKLDADYIFIVNSKGVSKDEIIKDPVWEGISAVKAGHVYDFGKDSSWLYTGTIANGQMIDDVLKSVTQ; via the coding sequence GTGAAGCAGGAACGGAAAAAGCGGACAGGTTCCCAAACCGGGACGGGCAAGAAGCATGAGGCTGATGAGCTGAACAAGCTGCTTTCCGCATGGCTCCATTCGTCGATCCGTGTTATGGATGTCCGACATATTCGGCTGGAGCGGGAAGAGCGGCTTCAACCGTATCGTCTTCCGGCGCAGGCTTTCGTATTTGTGTTACAGGGAAGTGTACGCTTGCCTACTAAGGATCAGGATGATATAAGACATTCATGGTACGTGCTGCATGGCAGCAAAGGCCTGGAACTGAATATGACAGCCTCGGAACGAGGGATCGAATATATTCTTGTACTATATAAAGTGGCTTCTCTATCCGGACATACGGTGTATAACCTTGCCCCTGTAGCTCATGGCTTTGTGCCGCCGTATCCGGTTATGTTGTATCAAAAGCTGCAACTGCTGGAGCAGGCATGGTATGATAAGGATACGTTGTCCAGGTTGCAGGCTCAGGGCAGGTTCTATGATTTTGCATATGAATATATGCGGCAATGGCAGGAGCAGAAGACTCGAATGCCTTCACGGGATATGGTGACACAGGCGATTCGATTTATGCAGGTACATTATGCGGAGTCCATAACGCTGGAACGATTGGCTAGATTGTTGGAATGCAGTCCAAGGCACTTGACCCGGTTATTTAAAAAACAAACAGATTGCAGTCCGATTATGTTTCTGATCCGGCTGCGAATGGACAAGGCGAAGGAGCTACTGCGGAAGACAGATGGCACTTTACAGGATATCGCTGCCAGTGTGGGGTACCCGGATGTCTATTTCTTTAGCCGGGCATTCAAAAAATATACTGGCGTATCCCCGGTTCATTACCGGGACAGCTTATATTCATCTGCTTTTGTGAGAGATATAGGTCTGGATAATCCATTAAGCCTGTCCGAATGTTCCATTGATTCGATAAGTGGCGCCCTGCATACTGGTATTGAGGATAATAATCATTATCAAAATTACGATGAAGGGATTTTACGAATGAATAGAAACGCAAGGCATTCCATGGCATTTATTTTATTGCTTAGTTTTATCCTGCTGGTCAGTGCGTGCTCGGGCACATCCAATCCTGCAGCGACGGACAGCACTGCACAAGGGAGCAACAATACATCGGCGGAACAGGCATCACAGGAGCGGGTGCTGAAGGATGTACTTGGGCATGAGGTGAAGGTTCCGGCTCAGCCTCAGCGTGTGATTGCTTCTTATCTGGAGGATCATTTGGTTGCACTGGGTGTTAAGCCTGTAGCTCAATGGTCGGTAGGTAAAAATTCGGTTCAAGGTTACCTGCAAAAAGAGCTGAAGGACGTTCCTACCATCGCCTCTGACCTTCCATTTGAAGCGGTCCTGAACTTTAAGCCGGATTTAATCATTATGGACAGTGCGAGTATGGTGGAGGGTGACAAATATAATCAATACTCTAAAATCGCTCCAACCTATGTCGTAGGCAGTAATCTGAACAACGATTGGCGGCAAGAGTTGCTGACCGTGGGTGAGGTGCTGAACAAGAGCAGTGAAGCGAAGCAGGCATTGAGCACTTATGACAAAAAAGCAGCAGAAGCTAAAGCCAAGCTGATCCAGACTGTTGGACAAAAAACCGCAGCAGCCTTGTGGGTAACGGATAAAAACGTGTATGTCGTGAACCAGCATTTATCCAGCGGTGATGTATTATATAAAGATTTGGGATTCAAGATTCCGCAAGTCGTACAGGAGATTTCCAAAACAGCCAAGGCGAATTGGAGCAACTTATCCCTGGAGAAACTGGCGAAGCTGGATGCGGATTATATTTTTATCGTGAACAGCAAAGGTGTAAGCAAGGACGAAATCATTAAAGATCCGGTCTGGGAAGGGATTTCGGCCGTAAAAGCAGGACATGTATACGATTTTGGGAAAGATTCCAGCTGGTTGTATACGGGGACCATCGCAAATGGACAAATGATTGATGATGTCCTGAAAAGTGTAACTCAATAA
- a CDS encoding MarR family transcriptional regulator: MLKGGEITITQTSPEADYIFDALLLLNKQISSKFERCAGISASRLQLLCKLYQVKEISQTLLQKEVGIDGAAVTRHLKQLELAAMVTRRTKPEDNRVTLVSLSDFGRERIITFRQERSQFVARLLQSFDEAQRHQLADMLQVMNGHMSEMD, encoded by the coding sequence ATGCTTAAGGGAGGAGAGATTACGATCACCCAGACATCACCCGAGGCTGACTATATTTTTGACGCGCTATTGCTGTTGAACAAGCAGATTAGCTCCAAGTTTGAGCGTTGTGCAGGAATCAGCGCATCCAGATTACAGCTGTTGTGCAAGTTGTATCAGGTGAAGGAGATTAGTCAAACCTTGCTGCAAAAAGAGGTTGGCATCGACGGTGCAGCCGTAACCCGCCATTTGAAGCAGCTTGAACTGGCAGCCATGGTCACACGACGCACCAAGCCGGAGGACAACAGGGTTACGCTGGTTAGCCTGTCCGATTTTGGACGTGAGCGTATTATTACCTTTAGACAGGAACGCTCGCAGTTTGTGGCCCGGCTGCTCCAAAGCTTCGACGAGGCCCAGCGACACCAATTAGCCGATATGCTGCAAGTTATGAATGGTCATATGTCCGAGATGGACTGA
- a CDS encoding VanZ family protein: MIQAYLFPVSYAFLAFPFAALLFTLPFLIVQYRRHGYIHKTRALLLYLLLLYLMNAFFLVILPLPASRHNTALTGGALQLMPLQFIHDIIRETSLSPSQPSSYLHLLKERAFLQVVFNVLMTAPFGMFLRYYFRARWGWCLVLSFGLSLFFEVTQLTGLYGFFDHAYRVFDVDDLMANTLGGMLGFLLGEWFSRFLPRLEHLDKHLDITTKRVSYTRRGVAFFVDSIIWAGLLGVMEYLRVPAAFWVSSGVYFVLIPYLTNGRTPGKWLVRIHLAGTGKRISLWELMKRYSLLYWVYFGINYVLGGPVFWPQVPPWASVLISLILLVINTWFFFHLVIRLFRKDLLFYEELSHTTHRITWPKRLHSPLPDPVDPADVSES, translated from the coding sequence ATGATTCAAGCGTATTTATTTCCTGTTTCTTACGCCTTTCTTGCCTTTCCTTTTGCCGCGTTGCTGTTTACGCTGCCTTTTCTAATCGTACAGTACCGCAGGCATGGTTATATCCATAAAACGAGAGCATTGCTGCTTTACCTGTTGCTTTTATACTTGATGAATGCTTTCTTTCTGGTAATTTTGCCACTTCCGGCATCGCGTCATAATACGGCGTTAACCGGAGGCGCATTGCAGCTAATGCCCTTACAGTTTATTCACGACATTATAAGGGAGACATCCCTCTCTCCCTCCCAACCCTCCAGCTATCTGCATTTGCTGAAGGAACGCGCTTTTCTCCAGGTCGTTTTTAACGTTCTTATGACTGCGCCTTTCGGTATGTTCTTACGTTATTATTTCCGTGCACGGTGGGGATGGTGTCTGGTCCTGTCCTTTGGCCTTTCCCTCTTCTTTGAGGTGACGCAGCTAACAGGACTGTACGGATTTTTTGACCATGCGTATCGTGTGTTCGATGTGGACGATCTGATGGCAAATACATTGGGCGGCATGCTGGGCTTTCTTTTGGGCGAGTGGTTTTCGCGTTTTCTCCCGCGTCTGGAGCATCTGGACAAGCATTTGGACATCACAACCAAGCGGGTATCCTATACCAGACGGGGCGTAGCCTTTTTCGTGGATTCCATTATCTGGGCAGGTTTGCTTGGTGTTATGGAATACCTCCGTGTACCCGCCGCCTTCTGGGTATCCAGTGGAGTATACTTCGTGCTGATTCCTTACCTGACGAATGGACGAACCCCGGGTAAATGGCTGGTGCGGATACATCTTGCGGGGACAGGAAAACGTATTTCCCTGTGGGAGCTCATGAAGCGCTACAGCCTCTTGTACTGGGTGTATTTTGGCATTAATTACGTACTGGGTGGACCCGTGTTTTGGCCTCAAGTCCCTCCATGGGCGAGTGTTCTGATCAGCCTGATATTGTTGGTCATCAATACGTGGTTCTTTTTCCATCTGGTTATACGTCTGTTCAGGAAAGACCTGTTATTTTATGAGGAGCTTAGCCATACTACCCACCGAATTACATGGCCCAAGCGACTTCACAGCCCTCTGCCTGACCCTGTTGACCCTGCCGATGTGTCGGAAAGTTAA
- a CDS encoding nitroreductase family protein has translation MSNTNPSNIVKTNDFKEITLGRRSVKVYDPSVKISREEMTEILTEATRAPSSINLQPWRFLVIDSPEGKATLAPLASFNQRQVETSSAVIAVFGDLDNFENFEQIFGEAVELGYMPKDIKEMQQEKVAAHFAALDPVVNKETVLIDGGLVSMQLMLVARAHGYDTNPIGGYDKSRIAEAFGLDKDRYVPVMLISIGKGTNEGHPSTRLPIDQIAQWK, from the coding sequence ATGAGTAATACGAACCCATCCAATATCGTTAAAACAAATGATTTTAAAGAAATCACACTGGGTCGCCGTTCTGTCAAAGTATACGATCCGTCCGTGAAAATCAGCCGCGAGGAAATGACAGAGATTCTGACTGAAGCGACACGCGCTCCATCGTCCATTAACCTACAACCTTGGCGTTTTCTTGTGATTGACAGCCCGGAAGGTAAAGCAACCTTGGCACCGCTCGCCAGCTTTAATCAACGTCAAGTCGAGACATCTTCGGCAGTTATTGCCGTGTTCGGAGATTTGGACAACTTTGAAAATTTCGAGCAAATTTTCGGAGAAGCTGTAGAATTGGGCTATATGCCAAAAGATATTAAAGAAATGCAGCAGGAGAAAGTGGCAGCCCATTTTGCAGCGCTTGATCCAGTCGTGAACAAAGAAACCGTCCTGATCGACGGTGGTCTGGTATCCATGCAGTTGATGCTGGTGGCACGTGCTCACGGTTACGATACGAATCCAATCGGTGGATATGACAAGAGCAGAATCGCTGAAGCCTTTGGTCTTGATAAAGATCGTTATGTACCTGTAATGCTCATTTCCATAGGTAAAGGAACCAATGAAGGCCATCCATCCACTCGTCTGCCGATTGACCAAATCGCACAGTGGAAATAA
- the thrC gene encoding threonine synthase produces MRYISTRGGVEAKGFIDTVLMGLADDGGLMVPEQIPVVSAATLEQWATLSYRELLLEVFALYINDEIPREDLEQLVERSYASFRHPEVTPVKKINDSLYILELFHGPTFAFKDVALQFMGEFYSYVSKKQNEIIHILGATSGDTGAAAIQGVRGKEGIKICILHPHQKVSKVQELQMTTVDDKNVLNLSVKGNFDDCQKVIKDLFADLDFKGKHHLRAINSINFVRILAQTVYYFYAYFRAQETAGTKKINISVPSGNFGNIFSGFLAKKMGLPIHKLIIATNENNILERFVKTGEYKPGGFKSTYSPSMDIQVASNFERYLYYFLGEDAAKVTEYMNTLKTEGRIVISAEDLKRVQQDFEALGASNEKCLELISKYKAEYDYLLDPHTACGIAAYEAYNGEGEVCVTFATAHPAKFDEAIRLVDIKQEFPAQIEQLFSKSQQQQVVEHDEAEIVRQLEAFYV; encoded by the coding sequence ATGAGATATATAAGCACTAGAGGTGGAGTAGAAGCCAAAGGATTTATTGATACCGTGCTCATGGGGTTAGCTGATGATGGTGGCCTGATGGTACCGGAGCAAATTCCGGTGGTGTCGGCAGCTACGCTGGAGCAATGGGCAACATTGAGCTACAGAGAGCTGCTGCTGGAAGTTTTTGCGCTGTATATCAATGATGAAATTCCTCGTGAAGATTTGGAGCAACTGGTGGAGCGTAGCTATGCGAGCTTCCGTCATCCCGAAGTCACGCCAGTGAAGAAGATCAACGATTCTCTATATATTTTGGAGCTGTTCCACGGGCCTACGTTCGCGTTCAAGGATGTGGCGCTGCAATTTATGGGTGAATTTTATTCCTACGTGTCCAAGAAACAGAATGAGATCATTCACATTTTGGGCGCAACCTCGGGCGATACCGGGGCGGCAGCGATTCAGGGCGTGCGTGGCAAGGAAGGCATTAAAATCTGTATTTTGCACCCACACCAAAAGGTGAGCAAGGTACAAGAGCTGCAAATGACGACCGTTGATGATAAAAATGTACTAAACCTGTCCGTAAAAGGGAACTTTGACGATTGTCAGAAGGTCATTAAGGACCTGTTTGCCGATCTGGATTTCAAAGGTAAACATCATCTGCGGGCGATTAACTCGATCAACTTTGTGCGTATTTTGGCGCAAACTGTATATTACTTCTATGCTTATTTCCGGGCACAGGAGACTGCGGGTACGAAAAAAATCAATATCAGCGTGCCATCTGGCAACTTTGGCAATATCTTTTCCGGCTTTCTCGCGAAGAAAATGGGCTTGCCGATTCATAAGCTGATCATTGCGACGAATGAAAATAATATTTTGGAGCGCTTCGTGAAGACCGGCGAATACAAACCAGGCGGCTTCAAAAGCACGTATAGTCCTTCCATGGACATTCAGGTGGCGAGCAATTTCGAAAGATATCTGTACTATTTCCTTGGAGAAGATGCAGCGAAGGTCACTGAATACATGAATACCCTCAAAACCGAAGGACGGATTGTGATCAGTGCGGAAGATTTAAAACGCGTACAGCAGGATTTTGAAGCCCTGGGCGCTTCGAACGAAAAGTGTCTGGAACTGATTAGCAAATACAAAGCCGAATATGACTATTTGCTGGACCCGCATACGGCTTGCGGTATCGCCGCGTATGAGGCGTATAATGGCGAGGGAGAAGTATGTGTGACCTTTGCAACAGCGCACCCGGCCAAATTCGATGAAGCGATCCGTCTGGTGGACATTAAGCAGGAGTTCCCAGCGCAGATTGAGCAATTGTTCTCTAAATCGCAGCAACAGCAGGTGGTAGAGCATGACGAAGCGGAAATTGTACGTCAGCTTGAAGCCTTCTATGTGTAG